Proteins found in one Fusarium oxysporum Fo47 chromosome V, complete sequence genomic segment:
- a CDS encoding major facilitator superfamily domain-containing protein, translating into MDYIKGFRQYHVNFWLCTLLLFLVELGCAILAAPSPMLLETAVCRHHFEKDRQLLNGEPTDEFCRSNEVQVHFAFVITVLSTLSTLAATMMQVPMGMLGDKGGIRLAFMLNATSTIFYWGCIAIVGSQHHFPLWGFYLSPMFILLGGGPWATAFSIMEAISGIADLLGPIIGTMTMTIHLGIPFALALVVFSLVFIPANHLRENTVSDMEGVRSSVAETESLLSADSTSDREETDLEHTARDLLPSRAVIFSICFICFFFFQVARDSTNYLIPWVSLRFGETMARAGLLFSLRAIMSSLLYFVILPLATSWIDQTWQSANRDLALSASGAFCCTLGTLIVAAASNLATVAFGFALSVLGSSMTVTLRSFLASNVQNAFSGRLFAGISMTGTIGSLVGMPIMGAAYSLGINYNIGLPFLVSALSYFLVLGLLVWLASRI; encoded by the exons ATGGACTACATTAAAGGCTTTCGACAGTATCATGTGAACTTCTGGCTCTGCACGCTTCTGTTATTTCTCGTGGAGCTTGGTTGTGCAATCCTTGCTGCTCCTTCGCCCATGCTTCTAGAGACAGCCGTCTGTCGGCATCATTTTGAGAAAGACAGACAGCTTCTCAATGGAGAGCCAACAGATGAGTTCTGCAGGAGTAACGAGGTACAAGTGCATTTCGCATTCGTAATAACTGTGCTGTCAACACTGTCGACATTGGCTG CGACGATGATGCAAGTCCCAATGGGAATGCTTGGGGACAAAGGCGGCATTCGTCTTGCTTTTATGCTGAATGCCACCAGTACTATCTTCTACTGGGGATGCATAGCAATCGTAG GATCGCAGCATCACTTTCCACTCTGGGGCTTCTATCTCTCACCAATGTTCATACTCTTAGGAGGTGGACCATGGGCGACTG CGTTCTCGATCATGGAGGCGATATCAGGAATCGCGGACCTCCTCGGGCCAATTATTGGCACAATGACGATGACCATTCACCTCGGGATTCCGTTCGCTCTCGCACTCGTGGTTTTCTCTTTGGTGTTCATTCCAGCGAACCATCTTCGCGAGAACACAGTGAGCGACATGGAGGGTGTTCGGTCATCAGTAGCTGAGACCGAGTCACTTCTCAGTGCCGACAGCACCTCGGATCGTGAGGAGACTGACTTAGAACACACCGCCAGGGACCTGCTCCCTTCAAGAGCCGTCATATTCAGCATATGCTTTAtctgcttctttttcttccaGGTAGCAAGGGACTCCACGAACTATTTGATACCTTGGGTGTCTTTACGCTTTGGAGAGACCATGGCCCGG GCCGGACTCCTATTCTCTCTACGAGCAATCATGTCATCTCTTCTATACTTTGTTATCTTGCCGCTTGCCACTTCTTGGATAGACCAGACTTGGCAAAGTGCAAACAGAGATCTTGCACTTTCTGCATCGGGTGCTTTTTGTTGTACATTGGGCACTCTCATTGTCGCAGCCGCATCAAACCTTGCGACGGTTGCTTTTGGATTTGCACTATCAGTTCTGGGATCAAGCATGACCGTTACGTTACGATCTTTCCTTGCTTCAAACGTGCAAAATGCTTTTTCGGGGCGTTTATTCGCGGGTATCTCTATGACAGGGACTATTGGTAGCCTCGTTGGCATGCCCATCATGGGAGCTGCCTATTCTTTGGGCATCAACTACAATATTGGGCTTCCTTTCTTGGTTTCGGCA CTATCGTATTTTCTCGTACTTGGACTCCTTGTATGGCTTGCGTCGAGAATCTGA
- a CDS encoding Metallo-dependent phosphatase-like protein yields the protein MSSLIKTRVLILSDTHGLRFEEDKKPLAPVDLVIHCGDLTKDSKLEGFRETIQLLKEVDAPIKIVIAGNHDFFLDDGVFKNKIAEASRVAQEDLEQSIKDEYGYYGEAKRLLIEGDHGIMFHNEGTHEIRLQNGALIKVYTSPYTPATASSTDWGFQYNGAHEFAIPKGIDMVVTHGPPHGIMDMTPQRQRIGCPQLFSAIAKSQPRIHCFGHVHNSWGAKIVSWRPQISEHPSHFSDIDNAKSRVVESLPRLQGTKWESPEDMKVRQDRLERYGSQRCCVASYCQGDEEQLAPGETLFVNAALMGSKGLTQYPWLVDIELERHLGDGSSTDGNSTQDYVTMPDDDHKTQQRGSQSVLYEGAPIASSRASGFVQAQ from the exons ATGTCCTCCCTCATTAAGACAAGGGTTCTTATCCTGTCAGATACTCACGGATTACGCTTCGAGGAAGATAAGAAACCGCTCGCACCAGTCGACCTTGTCATACATTGCGGTGACCTCACGAAAGATTCTAAACTGGAAGGCTTTCGAGAAACGAttcaacttctcaaggaaGTCGATGCCCCCATCAAGATTGTCATTGCAGGAAATCATGACTTCTTTCTTGACGATGGTGTCTTTAAAAATAAGATTGCAGAAGCAAGCAGAGTTGCACAAGAAGACCTCGAGCAAAGTATCAAGGATGAGTACGGATACTACGGTGAGGCTAAGAGGCTGCTCATTGAGGGAGACCATGGTATCATGTTCCACAACGAAGGAACGCATGAGATTCGCCTCCAGAATGGCGCCTTGATCAAGGTTTATACCAGTCCATATACTCCTGCTACAGCCAGCAGCACGGATTGGGGCTTCCAGTACAATGGGGCCCATGAGTTTGCTATTCCAAAAGGGATTGACATGGTGGTGACACATGGCCCGCCGCACGGCATAATGGATATGACGCCACAAAGGCAACGAATCGGTTGCCCTCAACTATTCTCTGCCATTGCAAAATCACAGCCCCGAATTCACTGTTTCGGACATGTCCACAACAGTTGGGGCGCAAAGATCGTTTCTTGGCGACCACAGATTTCAGAACACCCATCCCATTTCAGCGACATAGACAATGCAAAGTCACGAGTTGTGGAGAGTCTGCCACGCTTGCAAGGGACCAAGTGGGAGTCTCCTGAAGACATGAAAGTTCGTCAAGACAGATTAGAGCGATATGGGTCTCAAAGATGTTGTGTCGCCAGTTACTGCCAGGGCGATGAAGAGCAACTGGCTCCCGGGGAGACCTTGTTCGTCAATGCGGCACTTATGGGAAGCAAGGGACTCACGCAGTATCCGTGGCTTGTAGATATTGAGCTTGAGCGTCATCTAGGCGATGGAAGCTCTACAGATGGCAACTCAACTCAAGATTATGTAACAATGCCGGATGATGATCACAAGACCCAGCAGCGGGGCTCTCAAT CGGTACTGTATGAAGGGGCTCCCATTGCCAGTTCTAGAGCCAGTGGATTTGTTCAAGCTCAGTAA
- a CDS encoding amino acid/polyamine transporter I codes for MESATKSGDADQALARLGYKAELPRNLSMLSVLGLSFAIMAVPFGLSTTMYITLTNGQAVTVLWGWVLVSLISMCIAASLAEICAVFPTAGGVYYWSAMLSTPRYAPIVSFVDGWLTLVGNWTVTLSINFSGAQLILSAITIFNEDFVANTWQTVLCFWAVMLVCALVNAFGSRYLDLINKVCIYWTGASVIIIIVTLLAMAPSRRSAEFVFTHYDASASGWPTGWSFFVGLLQGAYVLTGYGMVAAMCEEVQNPEREVPKAIVLSVAAAGVTGIIYLIPILFVLPDVQMLLSVANSQPIGTLFKVVTGSAAGGFGLLFLILGILMFAGIGALTAASRCTYAFARDGAIPGYKLWSKVNHRLDMPVNALILSTVVDCILGCIYFGSSAAFNSFTGVATICLSSSYGVPVAVNMVRGRKIVKHSPYPLGKFGPIINGICVVWIVFSIVIFCMPVSLPVEPGTMNYASAVFAGFAAIAIVWYAAYARKNFTGPPVHDDGSFEPGVQVLKGQEGSAPVHEGASDIPEKDSN; via the exons ATGGAGTCTGCCACCAAAAGCGGCGACGCCGATCAGGCCCTCGCCCGTCTGGGCTACAAGGCTGAGCTCCCTCGAAACCTCAGCATGCTGAGCGTCCTCGGCCTGTCCTTCGCCATCATGGCCGTCCCCTTCGGTCTCTCGACGACAATGTACATCACCTTGACCAACGGCCAAGCTGTCACCGTTCTCTGGGGCTGGGTCCTCGTGTCGCTCATCTCCATGTGCATCGCCGCCTCTCTCGCCGAGATCTGCGCCGTGTTCCCAACGGCCGGCGGCGTGTATTACTGGAGCGCCATGCTCAGCACGCCTCGCTACGCTCCTATCGTCAGCTTTGTCGATGGCTGGCTCACGCTCGTGGGAAATTGGACCGTTACACTTTCGATCAATTTTTCTGGTGCGCAGCTCATCCTTAGcgccatcaccatcttcaatgAGGATTTTGTCGCGAATACATGGCAGACGGTCTTGTGCTTCTGGGCTGTGATGCTTGTCTGTGCTTTGGTCAATGCTTTTGGTTCGCGGTACTTGGACCTTATCAACAAGGTCTGCATTTACTGGACCGGCGCGagtgtcatcatcattatcgtCACATTACTTGCTATGGCACCTTCGCGTCGCTCTGCTGAGTTCGTCTTTACTCACTATGATGCTTCGGCAAGTGGCTGGCCTACAGGCTGGTCGTTCTTCGTGGGACTGCTGCAAG GTGCTTATGTCCTGACTGGCTACGGCATGGTCGCTGCCATGTGCGAAGAGGTCCAGAACCCCGAACGTGAGGTTCCCAAGGCCATCGTCCTCTCCGTCGCTGCCGCCGGTGTCACCGGAATTATTTACCTCATCCCCATTCTCTTCGTCCTTCCCGATGTTCAGATGCTTCTCTCCGTCGCCAACTCCCAGCCTATCGGTACCTTGTTCAAGGTTGTTACCGgttctgctgctggtggcttCGGTCTCCTCTTCCTTATTCTTGGCATTCTCATGTTCGCAGGCATTGGTGCCCTTACCGCTGCATCTCGCTGCACCTACGCTTTTGCTAGAGATGGTGCTATTCCTGGATACAAGCTCTGGAGTAAGGTCAACCACCGCCTTGACATGCCTGTCAATGCTCTCATCCTCTCTACCGTCGTTGACTGCATCCTCGGATGCATCTACTTTGGCTCTTCTGCTGCTTTCAACTCCTTCACTGGTGTCGCCACCATCTGTCTGTCTTCCTCCTATGGTGTCCCTGTCGCTGTCAACATGGTGCGAGGCCGAAAGATCGTTAAGCACTCTCCCTACCCTCTGGGCAAGTTTGGCCCCATCATCAATGGCATTTGCGTCGTCTGGATCGTCTtctccatcgtcatcttctgcATGCCCGTTTCTCTCCCTGTTGAACCTGGTACCATGAACTACGCTTCTGCCGTGTTTGCCGGCTTTGCCGCTATTGCCATCGTTTGGTATGCTGCCTATGCTCGAAAGAACTTTACTGGACCGCCAGTCCACGATGACGGTTCCTTCGAGCCTGGCGTGCAGGTCCTCAAGGGCCAGGAAGGTAGTGCGCCCGTACATGAGGGGGCGAGTGATATTCCAGAAAAGGATTCTAATTAA
- a CDS encoding glycoside hydrolase superfamily, producing the protein MTYPRPDFERNPLHWESLNGQWDFLFDDGDSGLNENWQRKGLPQKVNVETSANRKETGQNDSVVQKIMGDAHSLIQNNVFASSTQTTNSKTKINVPYVFQSPASGINDRGVHEVMWYERAISDLRSAQEKEKGHKLVLRFGAVDYEATVWVNGEYVGGHRGGHVPFEIDITDAVDAAKDATTHRVTLRVYDSAYDLTQLRGKQYWAAKPETIFYTPSGGIWQSVWLEVVPSARITDSSYGTVIKSNDIHSGQLRSTIAVKGRRIGKDYSVELESSFAGIPIAKSDRKALPRETSSVGVELNMRLSEEQRSKLPKSVTETAPLDNDFAWRDGVALWSPEHPQLYDLVIRLYDDAENVIDEVKTTTGMRNINWTTGDGTWRLNDKPYFQALCLDQGYWPETFMTPPSSESLKLDIELAKKMGLNGCRKHQKVEDPLFYYWADKLGFLVWGEIANAYAFSAEYVDRFNAEWTEAVKLVINRPSVVTWTPVNESWAYPNLEDNVDQRNHIRQLYYLTKGLDDTRSINDNCGWQHVLTDLTTFHDYSDGPEIEKTCSTLEGIIGPKAGRGVFLPPIPGVDEGSTHKPGAPVMNTEFGGVNIAPAKKEDGDSLDWGYTTATNADDLVERIERLVNGVVLGGHCCAFVYTQLADIEQEVNGLYTFNREEKLDASKVKAVIDKALGAYYNRVK; encoded by the exons ATGACGTACCCCCGTCCCGATTTCGAGCGTAACCCACTTCATTGGGAGTCCCTCAACGGACAATGGGATTTCCTCTTCGATGATGGCGATTCCGGCCTCAACGAGAATTGGCAGCGTAAAGGCCTTCCACAGAAAGTCAATGTCGAAACCTCTGCCAATCGCAAAGAAACTGGCCAGAACGACAGCGTGGTACAGAAGATCATGGGTGACGCCCATTCTCTCATCCAGAACAACGTCTTTGCTTCATCGACGCAGACTACCAACTCAAAAACCAAAATCAATGTTCCCTATGTATTCCAATCTCCTGCTTCTGGTATCAATGACCGTGGAGTTCATGAGGTTATGTGGTATGAGCGTGCCATCTCAGACTTGCGATCAGCgcaggagaaggagaagggtcATAAGCTAGTCTTGAGATTTGGTGCTGTTGATTATGAGGCTACTGTTTGGGTCAATGGAGAATATGTCGGTGGTCATCGTGGTGGACACGTTCCCTTCGAAATTGACATCACAGATGCCGTGGACGCCGCCAAGGATGCTACTACCCACCGAGTCACTTTGCGCGTCTATGATTCGGCATATGATCTGACACAACTTCGAGGCAAACAATACTGGGCTGCTAAGCCAGAGACCATCTTCTACACTCCCTCTGGTGGTATCTGGCAGTCTGTTTGGCTAGAGGTTGTTCCCAGTGCTCGTATTACTGATAGCTCTTATGGCACTGTTATCAAGTCCAATGATATCCACTCTGGCCAGCTTCGAAGTACCATCGCCGTCAAGGgacgaagaattggaaagGACTATTCCGTCGAGCTCGAATCCAGCTTTGCTGGTATTCCTATTGCTAAATCGGACAGGAAGGCTCTTCCCCGAGAGACGAGTTCCGTTGGCGTTGAGCTGAACATGCGTCTGTCCGAAGAGCAGAGATCCAAGCTACCCAAGTCTGTCACTGAAACTGCGCCTCTGGACAACGACTTTGCTTGGCGCGATGGTGTTGCACTCTGGTCTCCTGAGCATCCCCAACTCTATGACCTCGTCATTCGCCTGTATGATGACGCCGAGAATGTCATAGACGAAGTCAAAACAACCACTGGCATGAGAAACATCAACTGGACAACAGGAGACGGTACCTGGCGActcaacgacaagccctacTTCCAGGCTCTCTGCTTAGACCAAGGCTACTGGCCCGAGACCTTCATGACTCCTCCTAGCTCCGAGAGCCTCAAGCTGGATATTGAGCTCGCCAAGAAGATGGGTCTAAACGGTTGCAGGAAGCACCAGAAGGTTGAGGATCCCCTCTTCTACTACTGGGCTGACAAGCTTGGTTTCCTCGTCTGGGGTGAGATTGCGAATGCTTATGCTTTCAGTGCTGAGTATGTTGATCGATTCAACGCCGAGTGGACTGAAGCTGTCAAGCTGGTTATCAACCGTCCATCAGTCGTGACATGGACTCCTGTGAACGAAAGCTGGGCTTATCCTAACCTCGAGGATAACGTTGATCAGCGTAACCACATTCGTCAGCTCTACTATCTTACCAA GGGTCTTGATGATACACGAAGTATCAACGATAACTGCGGATGGCAGCATGTCCTTACTGACCTAACCACATTCCATGACTATAGCGATGGCCCTGAGATCGAAAAGACCTGCTCCACTCTTGAGGGCATCATTGGCCCGAAGGCTGGTCGAGGCGTCTTCCTACCACCTATTCCTGGCGTTGACGAGGGCTCTACGCATAAGCCTGGCGCTCCAGTCATGAACACCGAATTCGGAGGTGTCAACATTGcaccagccaagaaggaagatggcGATAGCCTCGATTGGGGTTACACCACTGCCACCAACGCTGATGACCTGGTAGAGAGAATTGAGCGCCTCGTCAATGGTGTTGTTTTAGGAGGACACTGTTGTGCTTTCGTCTATACTCAGCT GGCGGATATTGAGCAGGAGGTCAACGGACTGTACACTTTTAACCGAGAGGAGAAGTTGGATGcttccaaggtcaaggctgTGATTGACAAGGCTCTCGGTGCTTACTACAACAGGGTGAAATAA